The following coding sequences lie in one Notolabrus celidotus isolate fNotCel1 chromosome 20, fNotCel1.pri, whole genome shotgun sequence genomic window:
- the hcrt gene encoding orexin isoform X1: MTCISVDHIKDARSLLGTKGHQTTLYHTSQMMMCFHSKFHKAAGMDKSNRQKILLLVLMLLLSQLACDAHSMSECCRQPYPSCRLYVLLCRSGSKTLGEALTSDAAAGILTLGKRKEDDTRLQSRLAHLLHVSRNPAAGILTMGKRTDGRSSEYTDWMAQSGVSITTPVLS; this comes from the exons ATGACGTGTATCAGCGTGGACCACATAAAAGACGCTCGTTCTCTGCTGGGGACCAAAGGACATCAGACGACTCTTTATCACACAAGCCAGATGATGATGTGTTTCCACTCCAAATTCCACAAAGCTGCTGGGATGGACAAGTCGAACAGG CAGAAGATCCTGCTCCTGGTTTTGATGTTGCTGCTGTCTCAGCTGGCTTGCGATGCTCACAGCATGTCTGAGTGCTGCAGACAGCCTTACCCCTCCTGTCGTCTGTATGTGCTGCTGTGTCGCTCCGGCAGTAAGACCTTAGGGGAAGCGCTCACAAGTGATGCTGCCGCCGGCATCCTTACTCTGGGTAAGCGAAAAGAAGACGACACCCGCCTACAGAGCCGACTCGCCCATCTCCTCCATGTGTCCAGGAATCCTGCAGCAGGGATCCTGACGATGGGGAAGAGGACTGATGGGAGGTCTTCAGAGTACACAGACTGGATGGCACAGTCAGGAGTCAGCATCACAACACCTGTTCTAAGCTAA
- the hcrt gene encoding orexin isoform X2 → MTCISVDHIKDARSLLGTKGHQTTLYHTSQMMMCFHSKFHKAAGMDKSNRKILLLVLMLLLSQLACDAHSMSECCRQPYPSCRLYVLLCRSGSKTLGEALTSDAAAGILTLGKRKEDDTRLQSRLAHLLHVSRNPAAGILTMGKRTDGRSSEYTDWMAQSGVSITTPVLS, encoded by the exons ATGACGTGTATCAGCGTGGACCACATAAAAGACGCTCGTTCTCTGCTGGGGACCAAAGGACATCAGACGACTCTTTATCACACAAGCCAGATGATGATGTGTTTCCACTCCAAATTCCACAAAGCTGCTGGGATGGACAAGTCGAACAGG AAGATCCTGCTCCTGGTTTTGATGTTGCTGCTGTCTCAGCTGGCTTGCGATGCTCACAGCATGTCTGAGTGCTGCAGACAGCCTTACCCCTCCTGTCGTCTGTATGTGCTGCTGTGTCGCTCCGGCAGTAAGACCTTAGGGGAAGCGCTCACAAGTGATGCTGCCGCCGGCATCCTTACTCTGGGTAAGCGAAAAGAAGACGACACCCGCCTACAGAGCCGACTCGCCCATCTCCTCCATGTGTCCAGGAATCCTGCAGCAGGGATCCTGACGATGGGGAAGAGGACTGATGGGAGGTCTTCAGAGTACACAGACTGGATGGCACAGTCAGGAGTCAGCATCACAACACCTGTTCTAAGCTAA